From Virgibacillus natechei, the proteins below share one genomic window:
- a CDS encoding general stress protein → MAIEIIGSYPSKDEAVNVVDRLELKGYNAKNIIIFANNDHSKDLEKRTDVKVKTDPSENEDESFIDKVKKIFTEHTDTDSHIELHEKLINSGVSEHQAKKYTDEVQAGNILVLADDNLKMGNDATSNTIKMEEAVIRRD, encoded by the coding sequence ATGGCCATAGAAATCATTGGATCCTATCCTTCTAAAGATGAAGCAGTGAATGTGGTAGATCGTTTAGAACTTAAAGGATATAATGCTAAAAACATTATCATTTTTGCAAATAATGATCATTCGAAGGATTTGGAAAAGCGCACGGATGTAAAGGTTAAAACTGATCCATCTGAAAATGAAGATGAATCCTTTATAGATAAGGTAAAAAAAATATTTACGGAGCATACAGATACAGATTCCCATATTGAATTACACGAGAAATTAATAAATTCTGGCGTATCAGAACATCAAGCAAAAAAGTATACAGATGAGGTCCAAGCTGGAAATATTTTGGTTCTAGCAGATGATAATTTAAAAATGGGAAATGATGCAACGAGTAACACCATAAAAATGGAAGAAGCAGTCATACGTCGCGATTAA